In Cytobacillus oceanisediminis, the following proteins share a genomic window:
- a CDS encoding tripartite tricarboxylate transporter permease: MDAFLQGFQIVLQPMNIFWVVIGGFLGTIVGMLPGLGPATAVAVLIPITFGMDPTSAIILMAAIYYGAMYGGSRSSILLNTPGDGSAIAATFDGYPMAQKGQAGEAMAISAVASFIGGVLAVFGFIFLAKPLANFALKFGPSEYFLLMLLTLSAIVSLSIGKMVKGFIAMALGLLISTIGIDPQTGVHRFTMDIPHLSEGIEFLIVIIGVYAVGEVFYNFLTIDKVKKEKKKVGRIWFTKEQWKRSKWPILRSAPLGFIVGVLPGAGGSIASMMSYSSEKQLSKKPEEFGEGAVEGLAAPESSNNAASVGAMIPLLTMGIPGSGTTAVMLGALIMLGVRPGPLLFENDPGMVWALINSMFIGNIALVIINILLVGLLVKILDTPAKVLYPLIIMLAFIGTYTLSYSTVDYFLLLLFGVIGLFMKIMDFPIAPLVLAIIVGGDMEQNFRMALTSSNGSLSIFFSSGISITLIVLTVLSLFYPIVINKFKKKSRNDDKEAISA; the protein is encoded by the coding sequence CAGCCAATGAATATCTTTTGGGTTGTAATTGGCGGGTTTTTAGGCACGATTGTCGGCATGCTCCCAGGCTTGGGGCCAGCAACAGCTGTTGCAGTATTAATCCCGATTACCTTTGGGATGGATCCGACAAGCGCGATTATTTTAATGGCTGCCATCTATTATGGTGCCATGTATGGCGGCTCAAGAAGTTCGATTCTCCTCAATACACCGGGAGATGGATCTGCAATCGCTGCCACCTTTGACGGATATCCGATGGCTCAAAAGGGACAGGCAGGAGAGGCAATGGCCATTTCCGCAGTGGCATCCTTCATCGGCGGTGTATTGGCGGTCTTTGGTTTTATCTTTTTGGCAAAGCCGCTGGCAAACTTCGCTTTAAAATTTGGCCCATCAGAATATTTCCTATTAATGCTTTTAACATTATCGGCGATTGTATCACTTTCAATCGGTAAAATGGTGAAAGGCTTCATCGCCATGGCGCTGGGTCTTCTGATCAGTACCATTGGAATTGACCCCCAGACGGGTGTGCACCGTTTTACAATGGATATTCCCCATTTAAGTGAAGGCATTGAATTCCTCATTGTTATTATCGGTGTTTATGCAGTAGGAGAAGTTTTTTATAACTTTTTAACGATTGATAAAGTAAAAAAAGAAAAGAAGAAGGTTGGCAGGATATGGTTTACCAAGGAACAATGGAAAAGGTCGAAATGGCCGATACTTCGCAGTGCTCCCTTAGGATTTATCGTTGGTGTCCTGCCTGGGGCGGGAGGTTCGATTGCTTCCATGATGAGTTATTCGTCCGAGAAGCAGCTATCAAAAAAGCCTGAGGAGTTCGGTGAAGGTGCTGTTGAGGGACTTGCAGCACCGGAATCATCCAATAACGCTGCTTCTGTTGGGGCAATGATTCCGCTTTTGACCATGGGGATTCCGGGTTCAGGCACGACAGCGGTTATGCTGGGTGCTCTCATCATGCTGGGAGTGAGGCCAGGCCCATTGCTTTTTGAAAATGATCCTGGAATGGTATGGGCCCTGATCAACAGCATGTTTATTGGGAATATCGCACTAGTCATCATCAATATTCTCCTTGTCGGCTTATTGGTGAAAATCCTGGATACACCAGCTAAGGTCCTGTATCCGCTTATCATCATGCTGGCGTTTATTGGCACATACACACTCAGCTATAGCACCGTTGATTATTTCCTTCTGCTTCTTTTTGGCGTAATTGGGCTTTTCATGAAAATAATGGACTTCCCAATTGCCCCGCTGGTGCTGGCAATTATTGTGGGCGGGGATATGGAGCAGAATTTCCGGATGGCCCTGACTTCATCAAACGGCAGCTTAAGTATTTTCTTCTCTTCTGGAATATCGATCACACTGATCGTGCTGACTGTACTTTCTTTGTTCTATCCAATTGTGATCAATAAGTTCAAGAAGAAAAGCAGAAATGATGATAAAGAAGCTATCTCTGCTTAA